A section of the Verrucomicrobium sp. GAS474 genome encodes:
- a CDS encoding type I phosphomannose isomerase catalytic subunit: MTIYTFGPIYQERIWGGSALASLYGRTLPAPDRIGESWEVVDRPEAVSPLFALTENPDQAPEAKGTLHDLWTSSRAEVFGERAPKAERFPILIKLLDCRETLSIQVHPPAAIAPQLKGEPKTEMWYFLHTEPGAKIYAGLKKGVTADAFKAAIGTPGLAALLHELPTEPGEAMFLPSGRVHAIGAGNLILEIQQNSDTTYRVDDWGRIDKDGKPRALHIEESKLSIDYGDFEPLFAQPHGERVVESAYFATHRVFLYPGEFRTYNPNKQSFNYHFVARGTVKIGERSFKPGDGFLLPASAPQYDVVAQAGKGGDQEEMVELVTVSFPR; the protein is encoded by the coding sequence ATGACGATTTACACCTTCGGCCCGATCTACCAGGAACGGATCTGGGGCGGCTCCGCCCTCGCCAGCCTCTACGGACGGACCCTCCCCGCGCCCGACCGCATCGGCGAGAGCTGGGAAGTCGTCGACCGGCCCGAGGCCGTCAGCCCCCTCTTCGCGCTCACCGAGAACCCCGATCAGGCTCCCGAGGCGAAGGGGACCCTTCACGACCTCTGGACCTCGTCCCGCGCCGAGGTCTTCGGCGAGCGCGCTCCGAAGGCCGAGCGTTTCCCGATCCTCATCAAGCTCCTCGACTGCCGCGAGACCCTCAGCATCCAGGTCCATCCCCCCGCCGCGATCGCCCCCCAGCTCAAGGGCGAGCCGAAGACCGAGATGTGGTACTTCCTCCACACGGAACCGGGCGCGAAGATCTACGCCGGGCTGAAGAAGGGCGTCACCGCCGATGCCTTCAAGGCCGCCATCGGCACCCCCGGCCTCGCCGCCCTCCTCCACGAGCTGCCGACCGAGCCGGGCGAGGCGATGTTCCTCCCCTCCGGACGCGTCCACGCCATCGGCGCGGGAAACCTCATCCTCGAAATCCAGCAGAACTCCGACACCACCTACCGCGTCGACGACTGGGGCCGGATCGACAAGGACGGCAAGCCCCGCGCCCTCCACATCGAGGAGTCGAAGCTCTCGATCGACTACGGCGACTTCGAGCCCCTCTTCGCGCAGCCCCACGGGGAGCGGGTCGTCGAATCGGCCTACTTCGCCACCCACCGCGTCTTCCTCTATCCGGGCGAGTTCCGCACCTACAACCCGAACAAGCAGAGCTTCAACTACCACTTCGTCGCCCGCGGGACGGTGAAGATCGGAGAGCGGAGCTTCAAGCCGGGGGATGGGTTCCTCCTTCCTGCCTCGGCACCGCAGTACGACGTCGTCGCGCAGGCGGGGAAGGGGGGGGATCAGGAGGAGATGGTGGAGTTGGTGACGGTTTCGTTTCCGAGGTAG
- a CDS encoding ABC transporter ATP-binding protein, translated as MLELRDVSIEIEGDDGPRRLLDSVSAKFRPGEFWAVIGPSGCGKSTLIKTVAGLLENTGGAVFWQGRDLDKEGDFAVGELAYVPQFSIAHESLTVDESIAYAIRLRVAGLSSAQRAQRKERVLRETGLTPFSDRPVRVLSGGQRRRLALALELISDPAILLCDEVTSGLDPRSEDEIVALLAGLAHGSGGGGADRLVLSVTHSLRQAELYDGVAVLFQGRVVFLGKGTLLTEYFGIAHHEGVFNRLSDYEPEQWAEGWRRYAAEVAAALEGMGEVQQVPPSVSAASEADAPLPDNPDGETKEIA; from the coding sequence ATGCTCGAACTGCGCGACGTATCGATCGAGATCGAGGGGGACGACGGCCCGCGCCGCCTCCTCGACAGCGTCTCGGCGAAGTTCCGTCCCGGCGAGTTCTGGGCCGTGATCGGCCCCTCGGGCTGCGGGAAGAGCACCCTCATCAAGACCGTCGCCGGGCTGCTGGAGAACACCGGCGGGGCCGTCTTCTGGCAGGGGCGCGACCTCGACAAGGAGGGGGACTTCGCCGTCGGCGAGCTCGCCTACGTCCCCCAGTTCAGCATCGCCCACGAGTCCCTCACCGTCGACGAGAGCATCGCCTACGCCATCCGCCTCCGCGTCGCCGGGCTCTCCTCGGCGCAGCGCGCCCAGCGGAAGGAGCGGGTGTTGCGGGAGACCGGCCTCACCCCCTTCTCCGACCGTCCCGTCCGGGTCCTCTCCGGCGGGCAGCGCCGCCGCCTCGCCCTCGCCCTCGAGTTGATCAGCGATCCGGCGATCCTCCTCTGCGACGAGGTGACGAGCGGCCTCGATCCCCGTTCCGAGGACGAGATCGTGGCGCTCCTCGCGGGCCTCGCCCATGGCTCCGGCGGCGGCGGGGCCGACCGCCTCGTCCTCAGCGTCACCCACAGCCTCCGGCAGGCGGAGCTCTACGACGGCGTCGCGGTCCTCTTCCAGGGGCGGGTCGTCTTCCTGGGGAAGGGGACTCTCCTGACCGAATACTTCGGCATCGCCCACCACGAGGGGGTCTTCAACCGCCTCTCCGATTACGAGCCCGAGCAGTGGGCCGAAGGCTGGCGCCGTTACGCGGCCGAGGTCGCCGCGGCGCTGGAGGGGATGGGCGAGGTGCAGCAGGTGCCGCCCTCCGTCTCCGCGGCATCCGAAGCCGACGCGCCTCTCCCCGATAATCCCGACGGCGAAACGAAGGAGATCGCATGA
- a CDS encoding ABC transporter permease produces MSDDAVPSSSPAPESAPEPVAQPKSKPPKAPAKAKTKAPAKAPAIRRPDAVTQFVFVLLRRIVIFFKVPSQCWLQLALILAFPLLVVLFVWNGLPQTQNMSMTSGNDMLTQLKEAAGYTEEAARIGGLVSGLVMIQVVLLGLMGSNNGAREVAGERLLFEKEKLAGLRPGSYLLAKSTFVFTLAFVQSVWMTIFVYFVGQFPGDLLSQFVSLFLTNAAISSVCLAISCWAPTAEQASMISIYLVGFQLPLSGAVLALPEPLGSMVRPFIASYWGWSSYLQTIQDTRFYDMVKAVAQTPLSSSSLCWWMLLGHIAVGQIFAWLGCVRSRWSDG; encoded by the coding sequence ATGAGCGACGACGCCGTTCCTTCATCTTCTCCGGCACCCGAGTCGGCACCCGAACCGGTGGCCCAGCCTAAATCGAAGCCGCCGAAGGCCCCGGCCAAGGCCAAAACCAAGGCTCCCGCCAAGGCCCCGGCGATCCGCCGTCCCGATGCGGTCACCCAATTCGTCTTCGTCCTCCTCCGGCGGATCGTGATCTTCTTCAAGGTCCCGTCCCAGTGCTGGCTCCAGCTGGCGCTCATCCTCGCCTTCCCCCTCCTCGTCGTCCTCTTCGTCTGGAACGGCCTCCCCCAGACCCAGAACATGAGCATGACGTCGGGGAACGACATGCTGACGCAGCTGAAGGAAGCCGCCGGCTACACCGAGGAGGCGGCCCGCATCGGCGGCCTCGTCTCCGGCCTCGTCATGATCCAGGTGGTGCTGCTGGGGCTGATGGGCTCGAACAACGGCGCGCGGGAAGTCGCCGGGGAGCGGCTCCTCTTCGAGAAGGAGAAGCTGGCCGGGCTCCGTCCGGGGAGCTACCTGCTGGCGAAATCGACCTTCGTCTTCACCCTCGCCTTCGTCCAGTCGGTCTGGATGACGATCTTCGTCTACTTCGTCGGCCAGTTCCCGGGCGACCTCCTCTCCCAGTTCGTCTCCCTCTTCCTGACCAACGCGGCGATCAGCTCCGTCTGCCTTGCGATCTCGTGCTGGGCCCCGACGGCGGAGCAGGCCTCGATGATCTCGATCTACCTCGTCGGCTTCCAGCTCCCGCTCTCGGGGGCCGTCCTCGCGCTGCCGGAGCCGCTCGGCTCGATGGTCCGCCCCTTCATCGCCTCCTACTGGGGCTGGTCCTCCTACCTCCAGACGATCCAGGATACCCGCTTCTACGACATGGTGAAGGCCGTCGCCCAGACGCCGCTCTCCTCCTCCTCGCTCTGCTGGTGGATGTTGCTCGGCCACATCGCCGTGGGGCAGATCTTCGCCTGGCTCGGCTGCGTCCGCAGCCGCTGGAGCGACGGCTAG
- a CDS encoding substrate-binding domain-containing protein: MARPGFLLARAVVLALALLGSAPFLPAAGAAPVHVALVPIHAGEYADALLAGAQKAAKDLAGTGGEAPTVEVFLPATADVAGQTQAILKGASAGCAGMILSPVGGARSPNFLGRIEEAFRSGCTGIVVDAPFSSPYIAGLVGTGFYQSGQEAGAFLAKRIGGDGGVLIVGDPKASLGVSQFEKGMIEGLRLYPNALAITSGDLAQGIPGVAASEVGPILKRLGGKVAALCVADPEAWPEVARALKEAAAAASNGGNGAKPVVMVYGNRKETLAALGAGEIDSVIADCPYLIGYHAMKGAVAGARGKPVAAQRNVATKIITTDKLADPKIAEFLNPEVSGVGLQEERAARPILLDP; this comes from the coding sequence GTGGCCCGTCCCGGTTTCCTTCTCGCCCGCGCGGTCGTCCTTGCCCTTGCCCTCCTCGGTTCTGCCCCCTTCCTCCCCGCCGCCGGGGCCGCCCCCGTCCACGTCGCCCTCGTCCCCATCCATGCCGGGGAGTATGCCGACGCCCTGCTGGCCGGGGCGCAGAAGGCGGCGAAGGACCTCGCCGGGACGGGAGGGGAGGCTCCGACCGTCGAGGTCTTCCTCCCTGCGACGGCCGACGTGGCCGGGCAGACGCAGGCCATTTTGAAGGGGGCTTCCGCCGGTTGCGCCGGGATGATCCTCTCCCCGGTCGGCGGCGCGCGGAGCCCCAATTTCCTCGGCCGGATCGAGGAGGCCTTCCGCAGCGGCTGTACCGGCATCGTCGTCGACGCCCCCTTTTCCTCCCCCTACATCGCGGGATTGGTCGGGACCGGTTTCTACCAGTCGGGGCAGGAGGCCGGGGCCTTCCTGGCGAAGCGGATCGGCGGGGACGGCGGCGTCCTCATCGTCGGCGATCCGAAGGCTTCCCTCGGCGTCTCCCAATTTGAAAAGGGGATGATCGAGGGGCTCCGGCTCTATCCCAACGCGCTCGCGATCACCTCCGGCGACCTCGCCCAGGGGATCCCCGGCGTGGCGGCGAGCGAGGTCGGGCCGATCCTGAAGCGGCTCGGCGGGAAGGTCGCGGCCCTCTGCGTCGCCGATCCCGAGGCGTGGCCCGAGGTCGCCCGCGCGTTGAAAGAGGCCGCCGCTGCCGCCTCCAACGGCGGGAACGGGGCGAAGCCGGTGGTCATGGTCTACGGCAACCGGAAGGAGACCCTCGCCGCCCTCGGCGCGGGGGAGATCGACTCGGTCATCGCCGATTGTCCCTACCTCATCGGCTACCACGCGATGAAGGGGGCGGTCGCCGGGGCGCGGGGGAAGCCCGTCGCCGCCCAGCGCAATGTGGCGACGAAGATCATCACGACCGACAAGCTGGCCGATCCGAAGATTGCAGAGTTCCTCAATCCCGAGGTTTCCGGGGTCGGCCTGCAGGAAGAGCGGGCGGCGCGGCCGATCCTGCTCGATCCGTAA
- a CDS encoding type II secretion system F family protein: protein MSLFVYQAVDARGARTSGEIEAKSRGDALHKLEAGRLQPISVRPKPLGTGAGAGTAADDPDRNPASSFAEAGSLALNATQIVHFTDEISDLLDAGLQLEPALRLMSQRSELTKLKGVVARLREEIRDGVSFSVALRRTSASFGELYCRLAEAGELSGALPQILRRQSRFLAAMQELRSRVIQALIYPAFMTLAGAGLMVVFMVVLVPNLTMLFSKTGTEQPLLTRLLILSSNFIATWWWAVALAAGGLAFGFWSYIQTTEGRAWWDRAQLRLPLVGAVISSRYYVQLSQTLATMVGSGIPLLNALRLMEAATGNTHLRGQLSRVVAMVSEGGTLSRAFQRVGEFPPTLIDMVAVGEQTGDLSTSLEKIGTRYDKELNIKIQRLTAIIQPTIVLVMALVVGVVAFSMITGIFSAVSGLKAH from the coding sequence ATGAGCCTATTCGTCTACCAGGCCGTCGACGCGCGCGGCGCCCGCACCTCGGGCGAGATCGAGGCGAAGTCCCGGGGCGACGCCCTCCACAAGCTCGAGGCCGGACGCCTCCAGCCGATCTCCGTCCGTCCGAAGCCCCTCGGGACCGGCGCAGGCGCAGGGACCGCCGCCGACGATCCCGACCGCAATCCCGCCTCGTCCTTCGCCGAGGCCGGTTCCCTCGCGCTGAACGCCACCCAGATCGTCCACTTCACCGACGAGATCAGCGACCTCCTCGACGCCGGGCTCCAGCTCGAGCCCGCCCTCCGCCTCATGTCCCAGCGGAGCGAGCTGACGAAGCTGAAGGGCGTCGTCGCCCGGCTCCGCGAGGAGATCCGGGACGGCGTCAGCTTCTCCGTCGCCCTGCGGCGGACCTCGGCCAGCTTCGGCGAGCTCTACTGCCGCCTCGCCGAGGCGGGCGAGTTGAGCGGCGCGCTCCCGCAGATCCTCCGGCGGCAGTCGCGCTTCCTCGCCGCCATGCAGGAACTCCGCAGCCGCGTCATCCAGGCCCTCATCTATCCGGCCTTCATGACCCTCGCGGGGGCCGGGCTCATGGTCGTCTTCATGGTCGTCCTCGTCCCGAACCTCACCATGCTTTTCTCGAAGACCGGGACCGAGCAGCCGCTCCTCACCCGGCTCCTGATCCTCTCCAGCAACTTCATCGCCACGTGGTGGTGGGCCGTCGCCCTCGCCGCGGGCGGCCTCGCCTTCGGCTTCTGGAGCTATATCCAGACGACCGAGGGCCGCGCCTGGTGGGACCGCGCCCAGCTCCGCCTCCCCCTCGTCGGCGCCGTCATCTCCTCCCGCTACTACGTCCAGCTCTCCCAGACGCTGGCGACGATGGTCGGGAGCGGCATCCCCCTCCTCAATGCCCTCCGCCTCATGGAGGCGGCGACGGGGAACACCCATCTGCGCGGGCAGCTCTCCCGCGTCGTGGCGATGGTCAGCGAAGGGGGAACCCTCTCCCGGGCCTTCCAGCGCGTCGGCGAATTCCCGCCGACGCTGATCGACATGGTCGCCGTCGGGGAACAGACCGGCGATCTCTCGACCTCGCTGGAGAAAATCGGCACCCGCTACGACAAGGAATTGAACATCAAGATCCAGCGCCTCACCGCCATCATCCAGCCGACGATCGTTCTCGTGATGGCGCTCGTCGTCGGCGTCGTCGCCTTCTCGATGATCACCGGCATCTTTTCCGCCGTCTCGGGCCTCAAGGCCCACTAA
- a CDS encoding GspE/PulE family protein — MSATPLEIPAASAPAPAPRRRMTASLAEIVEIAAALGGAGSREKIAEVCLDAATRQHSVIDALLDAKIVDEAAFLQSLATHLYIPWWGDILPPIPAPLREKIPVRLAVQHRLFPVQEDDGPLKLLTHDPYNRIARQSLAQALGEPVQWVLASRTKIEEGLRQSYGVGAEIFDMILEGRDIDEALSNLKQETTVLDAEDSEASVVRFVNQIIREALRERATDIHIEPLEDDLRIRYRVDGVLHATPVPTQIRLLQDSVISRLKIMAHLDIAERRLPQDGRINLELEGRPIDVRVATIPSVLGESVSLRLLGQEQFNFERLQLEPETLAIVERLLKQPNGIVLVTGPTGSGKSTTLYTCLSTINTQARRIVTIEDPVEYKLPGVIQIAVKPEIGLTFATGLRSILRGDPNVVMIGEMRDVETAEIAIRASLTGHLVFSTLHTNDSIGGIVRLVDMGIDPYLVSSSVRAFLAQRLVRVLCPRCKKPAEESVAKLAEIGYPAHAGGTIFKSVGCEACRRTGYQGRMALLEICEISPAIQDLITQRKSANVLRAKATEEGMISLRQYGWRQVAAGKTTIEEVLRVTSADAALADE, encoded by the coding sequence ATGTCCGCCACCCCCCTTGAAATCCCCGCCGCGTCCGCCCCGGCTCCGGCCCCCAGACGGCGGATGACGGCCAGCCTCGCCGAGATCGTCGAGATCGCCGCCGCCCTCGGCGGAGCGGGAAGCCGGGAAAAGATCGCCGAGGTCTGCCTCGACGCCGCCACCCGCCAGCACTCGGTCATCGACGCCCTCCTCGACGCGAAGATCGTCGACGAGGCCGCCTTCCTCCAGTCCCTCGCCACCCATCTCTATATCCCCTGGTGGGGCGACATCCTCCCGCCGATCCCCGCCCCGCTCCGGGAAAAGATCCCCGTCCGCCTCGCCGTCCAGCACCGCCTCTTCCCCGTCCAGGAGGACGACGGCCCGCTGAAGCTCCTGACCCACGATCCCTATAACCGGATCGCCCGGCAGAGCCTCGCCCAGGCCCTCGGGGAACCGGTCCAGTGGGTCCTCGCCTCGCGGACGAAGATCGAGGAAGGCCTCCGCCAGAGCTACGGCGTCGGGGCCGAGATCTTCGACATGATCCTCGAGGGGCGCGACATCGACGAGGCCCTCTCGAACCTCAAGCAGGAGACGACCGTCCTCGACGCCGAGGACTCCGAGGCCTCCGTCGTCCGCTTCGTCAACCAGATCATCCGCGAGGCCCTCCGCGAGCGGGCGACCGACATCCACATCGAGCCCCTGGAGGACGACCTCCGCATCCGCTACCGCGTCGACGGCGTCCTCCACGCCACCCCCGTCCCGACCCAGATCCGGCTCCTCCAGGACTCGGTCATCTCCCGGCTGAAGATCATGGCCCACCTCGACATCGCCGAGCGGCGGCTCCCCCAGGACGGGCGCATCAACCTCGAGCTCGAAGGCCGCCCGATCGACGTCCGCGTCGCCACGATCCCCTCGGTCCTCGGGGAATCGGTCAGCCTCCGCCTCCTCGGCCAGGAGCAGTTCAACTTCGAGCGCCTCCAGCTCGAGCCCGAGACCCTCGCCATCGTCGAGCGCCTGCTGAAGCAGCCCAACGGCATCGTCCTCGTCACCGGCCCCACCGGCTCCGGCAAGTCGACGACGCTCTACACCTGCCTCTCGACGATCAACACCCAGGCCCGCCGCATCGTCACCATCGAGGACCCCGTCGAGTACAAGCTCCCCGGCGTCATCCAGATCGCCGTGAAGCCCGAGATCGGCCTCACCTTCGCCACCGGCCTCCGCAGCATCCTCCGCGGCGATCCGAACGTCGTGATGATCGGCGAAATGCGCGACGTCGAGACCGCCGAGATCGCCATCCGCGCCTCCCTCACCGGCCACCTCGTCTTCAGCACCCTCCACACGAACGACTCGATCGGCGGCATCGTCCGCCTCGTCGACATGGGGATCGATCCCTACCTCGTCTCCTCCTCGGTCCGCGCCTTCCTCGCCCAGCGCCTCGTCCGCGTCCTCTGCCCCCGGTGCAAGAAACCGGCGGAGGAATCGGTCGCGAAGCTCGCCGAGATCGGCTATCCCGCCCACGCGGGCGGGACCATCTTCAAGTCGGTCGGCTGCGAGGCCTGCCGCCGCACCGGCTACCAGGGCCGGATGGCCCTCCTCGAGATCTGCGAGATCTCCCCCGCCATCCAGGACCTCATCACCCAGCGGAAATCGGCCAACGTCCTCCGCGCGAAGGCGACCGAGGAGGGGATGATCAGCCTCCGCCAATACGGCTGGAGGCAGGTCGCCGCCGGGAAGACGACCATCGAGGAAGTCCTCCGCGTCACCTCCGCCGACGCGGCGCTGGCCGACGAATAG